A genomic segment from Clostridium pasteurianum BC1 encodes:
- a CDS encoding DUF1189 domain-containing protein produces MENNIEKRKLNFFEKLISSVQGIKHYQDVLKESVGKSILYLLLIALLFGFIGAIRGAVDVNNGISEFIKVYNTQWPNFELKNGELNVDGNMPMVLSQDKNYYVVIDTTNSTNPNVLDSYDKGILILKDKAIEKRNEAQTQTIDFKSLQGITLNKSIINNYLPFIKIVIPFLFIGNILWYFLGGLLSALFLALFALIINAVLKTDLKYGQLYRISIYALTTPLIIDVIFKIFSIQHFSYYWLFYHAIAFVYVGFAICKLKDSKNNTEVNY; encoded by the coding sequence GTGGAAAATAATATTGAAAAAAGGAAATTAAATTTTTTTGAAAAACTGATAAGCAGTGTACAAGGAATAAAACATTATCAAGACGTTTTAAAAGAATCTGTTGGAAAATCTATTCTATATTTGTTATTAATAGCTTTACTTTTTGGATTTATTGGCGCTATAAGGGGAGCTGTTGATGTAAATAATGGAATATCTGAATTCATAAAAGTATACAATACTCAATGGCCAAACTTTGAACTTAAGAATGGAGAATTAAATGTAGATGGCAATATGCCCATGGTTTTATCTCAGGATAAGAATTACTATGTTGTCATAGATACAACCAACAGTACTAATCCTAATGTCTTAGATTCCTATGACAAAGGTATTTTAATATTAAAAGATAAAGCTATTGAAAAAAGAAATGAAGCGCAAACTCAAACTATAGATTTCAAATCATTACAAGGGATAACTCTTAATAAAAGTATTATAAATAATTATTTGCCTTTTATTAAAATCGTTATACCATTCCTTTTTATTGGAAACATACTCTGGTATTTTTTAGGTGGACTTTTAAGCGCTCTATTTTTAGCTTTATTTGCGCTTATAATTAATGCTGTCCTTAAAACAGACTTAAAATATGGACAATTATACAGAATAAGTATTTACGCATTAACTACTCCACTTATAATTGATGTAATTTTTAAAATTTTTAGTATTCAACATTTTAGTTACTATTGGTTATTCTACCATGCTATAGCTTTCGTTTATGTTGGCTTTGCTATATGTAAATTAAAAGATTCTAAGAATAATACTGAGGTTAATTATTAA